Genomic DNA from Papio anubis isolate 15944 unplaced genomic scaffold, Panubis1.0 scaffold1313, whole genome shotgun sequence:
GTCCGTCCCACTTCACGGAAGGCTGAGTGGAGGAGCTTTGATCCAGTTAATGCCCAAGACATAGTCTTTAGAAAAATGGTATTCTTAGATCATAGCACGACAGTGCATTTTTCATGGGTCTTGTCCCGATCAGCACTCACGTTGAGGATCTGTCCCTACTTCCAGGGACCGCCTGTCCATACCGTATTAAGAATTTCCTGCTGTGTGCACCTTGTCTTTGGATGTGGTTGATTTCCATGTTGGCTCCATGCTGAAGAACTTCTAACGTGTGTGGTCTCCTTTCTTTCAGGCTGCAACCAGGCCAATGCCGTTCCACACAATCAATAAGAGGCCACGTGTGGATCCTGCCCTCACTGACGGCTCAGCTACCAAAATGTCTGACACGGTATCCGTCTTGGCTTCACTGTCTCCCCTCAGAAAAGCCAGTCTGAGCTCCTCGTCAAGTCTCCGACCAAAGGAACGACAGACAGGGGCTGTGGCCGACATCCCTCAGCCGGGAGTCAGGCAGCAGGGCCCGCAGCCTCTCGTCGTGGTGAAGCCCACACACAGCAGCCCTCAGGGTGGCCGTTGAGAAGTTCCCCAGGCTGCCACCAAGCCCCACGGCCTGATCCGGGTCATCAGCCCCCAGGCACAAGACAAACGTCCTGCGGTGACCTCACAGCCCTGCCCACCAGCCGACACACACAGCCTGGGCCTCGGCTCCAATCTCAGTTTCAGGCCAGGAGCCAAGAGACCTGCCCAGGCTCCGACTCAGGCTTGCCTGAACTTCCCCAAGAAACCGAGAACGGGTTCCTTCCAGATGCCCGAAAATGCCATCCAGGGAGGTGAGCTGGGGGCCCCGGAGACTCTCCAACCTCCGCCAGCTGCAACCGAACTCAAGTCCGTCGCCCCAGATGAGCAGGGGGACACCCGCCCAGGTGCCCAGCAGCGACCAGCAGCCTCCGCACAGCAGACCTTGCCTGCCTACTGCCCAGGCCTGCACCATGTCCCATCACCCAGCGGCCAG
This window encodes:
- the LOC116272588 gene encoding LOW QUALITY PROTEIN: putative protein FAM90A5P (The sequence of the model RefSeq protein was modified relative to this genomic sequence to represent the inferred CDS: inserted 2 bases in 1 codon; substituted 1 base at 1 genomic stop codon); protein product: MTPPQLLSAHGDVARAPHLLFGSSSEQLTGQQDLQRKALVQTFSGKPPEKLLPNRKESMESWIYLRVKASEDAIFPVAFFLRNDGKHANNIFLAAATRPMPFHTINKRPRVDPALTDGSATKMSDTVSVLASLSPLRKASLSSSSSLRPKERQTGAVADIPQPGVRQQGPQPLVVVKPTHSSPQGGRXEVPQAATKPHGLIRVISPQAQDKRPAVTSQPCPPADTHSLGLGSNLSFRPGAKRPAQAPTQACLNFPKKPRTGSFQMPENAIQGGELGAPETLQPPPAATELXSPSPQMSRGTPAQVPSSDQQPPHSRPCLPTAQACTMSHHPAASHDGAQPLRMLFRRLENGWWSSSLLTAPSFPSPEKPGALLAHSPHVSEKSEAPCVPVPLSVLYEDLQVSSSSEDSDSDLE